Proteins co-encoded in one Dehalococcoidales bacterium genomic window:
- a CDS encoding FAD-dependent oxidoreductase, translating into MMNTKKFDVDVLVAGGGVAGVSAALTAARGGLKTLLLESQISLGGLATNGYVNGIAGMIDGNCKEWLDRMEAEGVLLRRPHQPAYDPEKAKFILERMLLEAGADILYGTYVIDAAVEQGRIKEVICQTRGGKMPVSARMFVDATGDGDLSAWAGVPFEVGSAEFQGRNMSTTLAFRLANVNMDKYGKANMDWMTAPKDPAAPPASSFFVAMEEQAVKNGDLPFFIFPTALIYMVPPTPPDNADVCVMSTHSFNTRNLDVTNLTRQIIEQHRQIEFMEKFFQKYLPGFEKCRLTGLASLHGVRDSRRITGEYILKDEDVVCARKFEDGIAKFPEFFDTHHPTSARLGFMRHIHLAEPKAPAVCRPAQCSDEMHPFGKPGGYEARVNPLEYCEIPYRSLVPLKIDNLLVAGRCMSAEFNAIAAVRVIATSMGTGQAAGIAAGICLKDGITPRRLDGKIVRNTMIKQGIPLDKEPDGHWAEVKKELQGGEFVVLPGADFVGVKTAKGIRTHM; encoded by the coding sequence ATGATGAATACCAAGAAGTTTGATGTGGATGTCCTGGTGGCCGGGGGAGGCGTGGCCGGTGTTTCCGCGGCCTTAACTGCCGCCCGCGGCGGCTTGAAGACCTTGCTGCTGGAAAGCCAGATTTCCCTGGGCGGGCTGGCCACCAACGGCTATGTCAACGGCATCGCCGGCATGATTGACGGCAACTGTAAGGAATGGCTGGACCGCATGGAGGCTGAAGGAGTGCTGCTCCGGCGGCCGCACCAGCCCGCCTATGACCCCGAGAAAGCCAAGTTTATCCTGGAGAGGATGCTGCTGGAAGCCGGCGCTGATATACTCTACGGTACCTATGTTATTGACGCCGCGGTAGAGCAGGGCCGCATTAAAGAGGTTATCTGCCAGACCAGGGGCGGCAAGATGCCCGTGTCCGCCCGCATGTTCGTTGATGCCACCGGTGACGGGGACCTGTCCGCCTGGGCCGGCGTGCCTTTTGAGGTGGGCAGCGCGGAGTTCCAGGGGAGGAACATGTCCACCACCCTGGCTTTCCGGCTGGCCAATGTAAATATGGACAAATACGGCAAAGCCAATATGGACTGGATGACCGCTCCCAAAGACCCCGCCGCCCCGCCCGCCTCCTCTTTCTTCGTGGCGATGGAAGAGCAGGCCGTCAAGAACGGCGACCTCCCCTTCTTTATTTTCCCCACCGCCCTGATTTATATGGTGCCCCCCACCCCTCCGGATAACGCGGATGTCTGTGTTATGAGCACCCACAGCTTCAATACCCGCAACCTGGATGTTACCAACCTGACCCGCCAGATTATCGAGCAGCACCGCCAGATAGAGTTTATGGAAAAGTTTTTCCAGAAATATCTCCCCGGTTTTGAGAAATGCCGCCTCACCGGCCTGGCCAGCCTCCACGGCGTGCGTGATTCCCGGCGCATTACCGGGGAATACATCCTCAAGGATGAAGACGTGGTCTGCGCCCGCAAGTTCGAGGACGGCATCGCCAAGTTCCCGGAATTTTTTGATACCCACCACCCCACCAGCGCCCGCCTCGGCTTCATGCGCCATATCCACCTGGCGGAGCCCAAAGCGCCGGCGGTCTGCCGCCCCGCCCAGTGCTCGGATGAGATGCATCCCTTCGGTAAGCCGGGCGGCTATGAAGCCCGGGTCAATCCCCTGGAGTACTGTGAAATCCCTTACCGGTCTTTGGTGCCCCTGAAAATAGATAATCTCCTGGTGGCCGGGCGCTGCATGTCCGCCGAGTTCAATGCCATCGCCGCCGTGCGCGTTATCGCCACTTCCATGGGTACCGGCCAGGCCGCCGGCATCGCCGCGGGAATTTGCCTCAAGGACGGCATCACGCCGCGCCGGCTGGACGGTAAAATCGTCCGGAACACGATGATAAAGCAGGGTATCCCCCTGGATAAAGAGCCGGATGGCCACTGGGCGGAGGTCAAAAAGGAGCTCCAGGGCGGCGAGTTTGTGGTCCTGCCCGGCGCCGACTTCGTAGGTGTGAAGACGGCTAAAGGCATCAGGACTCACATGTAG
- a CDS encoding class I SAM-dependent methyltransferase, with product MQRGNYAKHAAVWWLGGPGRESEIAFYSGLAKNYGDKVLVLMCATGEVASGLAKNGLRVTGIDIEPEMIAAAQKNRPGHKNPRFRVGDVTELRLPDKDFDFIFIGTGDLHHLLTEKEVTAALTGIYRHLADRGGLALELVYPQNVSWQTPRRRYDPPFPPEDGLKTWKFSEGSYDAATMRQRIKQEVFIQDADRTESFRHELEMQYFSRATLVKLLAAAGFEIKTEYGGYDFSAWQPGAENWIVECVKINGGAGRQSGGETGGAF from the coding sequence ATGCAAAGAGGCAATTACGCCAAACACGCGGCGGTATGGTGGCTGGGAGGGCCGGGCCGTGAAAGCGAAATAGCGTTCTACTCCGGGCTGGCGAAAAACTACGGGGACAAGGTGCTGGTGCTGATGTGCGCCACCGGGGAGGTCGCTTCCGGCCTGGCTAAAAACGGGCTGCGCGTCACGGGGATAGACATCGAGCCGGAAATGATAGCGGCGGCGCAAAAGAACCGCCCCGGCCATAAAAACCCCCGTTTCCGGGTCGGAGACGTGACGGAGTTGCGCCTGCCGGACAAAGACTTTGACTTTATATTCATCGGCACCGGGGACCTGCACCATTTACTCACCGAAAAAGAGGTGACGGCGGCGCTGACCGGCATTTACCGGCACCTGGCGGACCGAGGGGGACTGGCGCTGGAGCTGGTCTATCCCCAAAACGTATCATGGCAGACGCCGCGGCGGCGGTATGACCCGCCTTTCCCGCCGGAAGACGGTCTTAAGACCTGGAAGTTCAGCGAAGGTTCTTATGACGCCGCCACCATGCGCCAGCGCATCAAGCAGGAGGTATTTATCCAGGACGCGGACCGGACTGAAAGCTTCCGCCATGAGCTGGAAATGCAGTATTTCAGCCGCGCCACGCTGGTCAAGCTGCTGGCCGCGGCGGGTTTTGAAATCAAAACGGAATACGGGGGGTATGATTTCAGCGCCTGGCAGCCCGGCGCGGAGAACTGGATAGTGGAATGCGTAAAAATAAACGGCGGGGCGGGGCGGCAAAGCGGCGGGGAGACCGGCGGCGCGTTCTAA